A single window of Nasonia vitripennis strain AsymCx chromosome 4, Nvit_psr_1.1, whole genome shotgun sequence DNA harbors:
- the CYP4AB9 gene encoding cytochrome P450 4AB9 precursor, producing MIRIFVLLLLLTLIACHIFTRYTRKGRLLNIIPGPAPLPIIGNLLQFAVTSAHDLWKIARKYSTDYYPITRFWTTGLCVVSVRHPDDLEILLNSQKTITKGYIYNYLHSWLKSGLLTSTGDKWRQRRKLLTPAFHFNILKEYLGPMNEEGLRCVDDLKNDGESTIKDLVEFLSESTLNVICESTMGVSLNRIETGLTTRYKKAIHEMGYIVSFRLCRPYIFDWIMNLPWKFGNLQRKSLKILHHFTNKFIQEKKIFNEESKGNYSDVTQHSEDNGEHSGSKKRLAFLDLLLTAKKNNMIDDEGIQEEVDTFTFEGHDTTAMALTFTLMLLAENKEAQEKARAEAKEVLDCSHGKLDVSDVQKLNYLDRCIKESLRLYPPVSTIMRYSADELQLKNALVPADTHIVVNFFDTHRDPNFWPEPNKFDPDRFLPERSVGRHPYAFVPFSAGSRNCIGQKFAMMEMKILIARILYDFRLEPTEHLADGYADIPLLADIVIRPLNKIFTRFIKL from the exons ATGATACGGATTTTTGTGTTACTATTGCTGTTGACTTTGATTGCTTGTCACATATTCACGCGTTACACCAGAAAAGGGAGGCTTCTAAATATTATACCAGGACCAGCTCCGCTTCCAATTATTGGTAACTTGCTTCAGTTTGCTGTGACATCTGCAC ATGACTTGTGGAAAATTGCGCGTAAATATTCTACTGATTATTATCCAATCACAAGATTTTGGACTACCGGTTTATGTGTAGTGAGCGTTCGTCATCCAGATGATCTAGAG atACTATTAAACAGTCAAAAAACCATAACTAAAGGTTATATTTACAATTATCTCCATTCCTGGTTGAAAAGTGGACTGCTGACAAGTACAg GAGATAAATGGCGTCAAAGAAGAAAATTGTTAACACCAGCTTTTCATTTCAACATTTTAAAAGAGTATTTGGGTCCGATGAACGAAGAAGGGTTAAGATGCGTTGATGATCTTAAAAACGATGGTGAAAGTACAATAAAAGATCTCGTGGAGTTTCTCTCAGAATCTACATTAAATGTTATATGTG aaTCAACAATGGGAgtttcattaaatcgtattgAAACGGGATTAACAACGAGATATAAGAAAGCAATCCATGAAATGGGATACATTGTTTCTTTCAG GCTTTGCCGGCCGTATATATTTGATTGGATTATGAACCTTCCATGGAAATTTGGAAACTTACAACGAAAGTCTCTAAAAATACTTCATCATTTTACTAATAAA TTTATTCAAGAAAAGAAGATATTTAATGAAGAATCTAAAGGAAACTATTCAGATGTTACACAACATTCTGAAGACAATGGTGAGCATTCAG gaTCTAAAAAAAGATTAGCTTTCTTAGATCTTTTATTAACAGCGAAGAAAAACAATATGATTGACGATGAAGGTATTCAAGAAGAGGTTGATACATTTACATTTGAA GGGCATGACACTACCGCAATGGCTTTGACTTTTACTTTGATGCTACTTGCTGAAAATAAAGAAGCACAG GAAAAAGCAAGAGCCGAAGCAAAAGAAGTATTAGACTGCAGTCACGGAAAATTGGATGTGTCAGATGttcaaaaattgaattatttagATCGGTGCATTAAAGAATCTTTGAGATTATATCCTCCCGTCTCCACTATTATGCGATACTCAGCAGATGAACTACaattaa AAAACGCATTGGTGCCCGCTGATACACATATAGTAGTGAATTTCTTTGACACACATAGAGATCCAAATTTTTGGCCAGAACCTAATAAATTTGATCCTGACAGATTTCTTCCTGAAAGAAGCGTTGGCCGACATCCATACGCTTTCGTCCCTTTCAGCGCAGGATCTCGGAATTGTATCG GTCAGAAATTTGCCATGATGGAAATGAAGATATTAATTGCTCGAATTTTATACGACTTTCGCTTAGAACCAACTGAACATCTTGCTGATGGATACGCGGATATTCCTTTGCTTGCAGATATTGTGATTCGACCACTTAATAAAATCTTCACGCgatttatcaaattataa
- the LOC100117647 gene encoding cytochrome P450 4C1: MIFYLSSLLLVLCIFHIITRYNRRGRLLSKIPGPTAYPIVGNLLMFNMSSMHDFWQLGRLTMKKYYPITRFWGLHSALISVGHPEDLEILLSSQKVIEKGYVYWYLQPWLRTGLLTSTDDKWRQRRKILTPAFHFSILQKYFDITSEQGERFIEDLKAEGDETIKSLMPLCSNYTLNIICESILGVVLNKMNDQEVKKYKQAILDVGSVVLYRTVRPFIANWMLPFVWKIGHMQRNALKILHDFTDKVLKERRKYHESTGYRYLNDEYTGEVKYDLGIGRKRRLAMLDLLLAAEKNGLIQEDGIKEEVDTFTFEGHDTSSMAMTFTLMLLAENKEAQDLARVEVIRVLDKSGGKIGVTEIQELHYLERCLKESFRLYPPVATLMRYVSEELELKNATVPADSHVMIHFWDTHRDVNFWPEPDKFDPDRFLPENAKNRHPYAYVPFSAGPRNCIGQKFAIMELKSLIARILYDFYLEPVDRTTDMRLIADIILRPLDPVHLKFIKINKC; encoded by the exons atGATATTCTATTTATCCTCTTTGCTTTTGGTTTTATGTATCTTTCATATAATTACTCGATATAATCGAAGAGGAAGATTGTTAAGTAAAATACCAGGCCCAACAGCTTATCCCATAGTAGGTAATCTGTTGATGTTTAACATGAGTAGCATGc ATGATTTTTGGCAATTAGGTAGATTAACTATGAAAAAGTATTATCCAATTACAAGATTTTGGGGCCTTCATAGTGCGTTAATCTCCGTTGGTCATCCTGAAGATTTAGAG ATTTTACTGAGCAGCCAAAAAGTCATTGAAAAAGGTTATGTGTATTGGTATCTGCAACCTTGGTTGCGAACTGGATTATTGACAAGCACAGATGACAAATGGCGCCAAAGGCGAAAAATTTTAACACCAGCATTTCATTTTAGTATTCTGCAAAAATACTTTGATATCACGAGTGAACAAGGAGAAAGATTTATCGAAGATTTGAAAGCAGAAGGCGACGAAACCATCAAGAGTTTAATGCCGTTATGTTCAAACtatactttaaatattatCTGCG AATCAATACTAGGTGTTGTATTGAATAAAATGAATGatcaagaagtaaaaaaatataagcaaGCTATTCTTGATGTAGGGTCTGTAGTGCTGTACAG AACCGTGCGACCATTCATAGCAAATTGGATGTTGCCTTTCGTGTGGAAAATTGGGCATATGCAAAGAAACGCGTTGAAAATTTTGCATGATTTTACTGACAag gttttaaaagaaagaagaaaataccATGAAAGCACTGGATACAGATACTTGAATGACGAGTACACTGGCGAAGTAAAATATGATTTGGGCATAg GTCGTAAAAGAAGATTAGCTATGCTAGATCTTCTACTTGCAGCTGAGAAAAATGGTTTAATTCAAGAAGATGGAATAAAAGAGGAAGTTGATACTTTTACTTTTGag ggTCATGATACGTCATCCATGGCAATGACGTTTACACTAATGTTACTTGCCGAGAATAAAGAAGCACAG GATCTAGCTAGAGTGGAAGTAATTCGTGTATTAGACAAAAGTGGAGGTAAAATTGGAGTAACGGAGATTCAAGAATTACATTATCTCGAAAGGTGTCTGAAAGAATCGTTTCGCCTTTACCCACCTGTAGCAACCTTGATGAGATATGTTTCAGAGGAACTTGAATTAA AGAATGCAACTGTACCGGCAGATTCACATGTTATGATTCATTTTTGGGACACTCATAGGGATGTCAATTTCTGGCCAGAACCCGACAAATTTGATCCTGACAGATTTCTACcagaaaatgcaaaaaatcgACATCCTTATGCTTATGTACCCTTTAGTGCAGGACCTCGCAATTGTATCG GTCAAAAATTTGCAATAATGGAGCTCAAGTCATTAATTGCTCGcattttgtatgatttttaCTTAGAACCAGTTGATCGAACAACTGATATGAGATTGATTGCAGACATTATATTGCGACCATTAGATCCAGTTCATTTGaagtttatcaaaataaataaatgttaa
- the LOC100678933 gene encoding probable cytochrome P450 4ac1 yields MLDLLLAAEYNGLIDYNGIKEEVDTFTFEAHDTTGMAMAFALMLLAENHEAQNKARVEIIEVLDRHNGEMELTNLQEMNYLDRCIKEALRLFPPVATVMRYTAEEVQLKNALVPADSHIMIHLYDTHRDPNFWAEPEKFDPDRFLPERSINRHPFAYLPFSAGPRNCIGQKFAMIELKSLISLILYDFYLEPIDRLDDMKLIADIILRPLNPIRIKLIRIKK; encoded by the exons atgcttgatttattattagcCGCTGAGTATAATGGCCTTATAGACTACAATGGCATAAAAGAAGAAGTCGATACATTTACTTTCGAA GCCCATGACACAACTGGTATGGCTATGGCATTTGCATTAATGCTACTAGCTGAAAATCATGAAGCGCAA aataaagCTAGAGTCGAAATAATTGAAGTACTTGATAGACATAATGGAGAAATGGAATTGACAAATCTTCAAGAAATGAATTATTTGGATAGATGTATAAAAGAGGCCCTTAGACTTTTTCCTCCTGTCGCAACGGTAATGCGATATACTGCAGAAGAAGTACAACTAA aaaatgcACTAGTTCCTGCTGATTCACATATCATGATACACCTGTATGATACGCATAGGGATCCTAACTTTTGGGCAGAACCTGAAAAGTTTGATCCTGATAGATTTCTTCCTGAAAGGAGTATTAATCGGCATCCTTTCGCATATTTGCCTTTTAGTGCAGGACCTCGTAATTGTATTG gACAAAAATTTGCAATGATAGAGCTGAAGTCATTAATTAGTTTGATTCTATATGATTTTTATCTTGAGCCCATCGATCGTCTAGACGATATGAAATTAATTGCAGACATCATTTTACGCCCACTGAATCCAATACGCATTAaattaataagaataaaaaagtga